The window TTATGGTCAATTGTAAACTATGTGTAATATCACAGCCATTTTGACCCTGCACAACTTAGGAATAAGTTCCCGAAGTAGTATAAACTTGTCCAAACCAGGTATAGGAATCACAGGCACTTTGTTCAGAAGTTACTGTTTCTCCACCAATTACAGTTAAATACAATGTATGATTGGTAGTACAACCGTCTTGCCATACTGTATGCGTATAATTTCCAGATGTCGTATATGTTTGACCAAACCATGTATAAGAATTACAACTAGTAACTACGTCATTAACAGGGCTTACTCCACTAACAGTAATATAATTGGTTTTGGTTTCTGTATCGGTGCCAAACTGATTTGAAACTGTCAAGCTAACCGCATAGGTTCCAGCATTGGTATAAGTATGTGTAGGGTTCTGACTGTTAGAGGAGTTACCGTCTCCAAAATCCCAATTCCAAGATGTTGGAGAAAAAGCTGTTTCATCAGTAAAACTAACTTCTGAATTGGACAGGCATAAATCCGTTGAACTAGCAGAAAAATCGGCTATGGGTGGATATTCTAACTTTATGCTCCACAAGCCCCTACCATATGTAGCAGCA is drawn from Flavobacteriales bacterium and contains these coding sequences:
- a CDS encoding PKD domain-containing protein, producing MPIADLEIKKQAGLLYAATYGRGLWSIKLEYPPIADFSASSTDLCLSNSEVSFTDETAFSPTSWNWDFGDGNSSNSQNPTHTYTNAGTYAVSLTVSNQFGTDTETKTNYITVSGVSPVNDVVTSCNSYTWFGQTYTTSGNYTHTVWQDGCTTNHTLYLTVIGGETVTSEQSACDSYTWFGQVYTTSGTYS